Genomic window (Nitrospirota bacterium):
CCATTGAGTCAAACACGCCGAAGACCGCGGAGCCGCTTCCGCTCATAAGAGATGCCAACGCGCCGTTTTCCAGCAATTTCTTCTTAATATCGGCTATTACAGGGTATTTCTTAACGGTTACAGCTTCAAGGTCATTAAAAAGGCCCCCTGCTATATCAGAGACCTCGGCCTTTCCGATTTTTCTTATAAAATGCCTGATATTATCCTCTTTATCCCATTTTTTTGTCAAATCGGGACAATGCCTTGCCCGACCCGCGCCTACTGATATCCCCGTGAGGCAATTTGAAAATTCATTATATGCCCATGAGGTAGAGACATCAAAATCAGGCTTAACAATAACAAGATTTGCCGGAACGCTTGCCCTGAAAGGAACAACTTTTTCTCCTCTTCCATATATATAACATATGGAATCATACAAAAAAAAGGGGACATCAGAACCTAATTCGCCGGCCAGATCAGACAACTCATTTAATGATAAACCCAGCGACCATAAACGGTTCAGCCCTGCCAGTGTTGACGCCGCGTCACTGCTGCCCCCTCCGAGCCCTGCCCCGGCAGGAATCCTCTTATCCAGTTCGATAAGCGCCCCCTTATCCACTTTATATCTGCCCTTAAGGAGGAGCGCCGCCTTATAGACGAGGTTATCTTCAGCCGGAATGCCGCAGT
Coding sequences:
- the ispE gene encoding 4-(cytidine 5'-diphospho)-2-C-methyl-D-erythritol kinase; translated protein: MFTLSAPAKINWLLGIKGKRDDGFHEICSIVQKISLYDKLSFSKANNLILKADCGIPAEDNLVYKAALLLKGRYKVDKGALIELDKRIPAGAGLGGGSSDAASTLAGLNRLWSLGLSLNELSDLAGELGSDVPFFLYDSICYIYGRGEKVVPFRASVPANLVIVKPDFDVSTSWAYNEFSNCLTGISVGAGRARHCPDLTKKWDKEDNIRHFIRKIGKAEVSDIAGGLFNDLEAVTVKKYPVIADIKKKLLENGALASLMSGSGSAVFGVFDSMELAEDAVKLFKGYWAEAVRTITD